One segment of Triticum aestivum cultivar Chinese Spring chromosome 2A, IWGSC CS RefSeq v2.1, whole genome shotgun sequence DNA contains the following:
- the LOC123188046 gene encoding thaumatin-like protein 1 produces MGLPGCIAVIVLLLISWREGEAAMFTFVNRCADTVWPGVLSNAGTARLGTTGFELPPGASRAVPAPSAWSGRLWARTGCAQDGATGRLVCATGDCGSGTAECAGAGAAPPATLAEFTLDGTGGLDFYDVSLVDGYNLPVLVEPSSGERPGGASTAGSCASAGCAADLNAMCPAELRSGGGAACRSACDAFGRPEYCCSGAYANPGTCRPTSYSQVFKMACPRSYSYAFDDPTSTFTCAGGPDYTVTFCPGATPSQKSTTVPAATTPTQTTPTPTTVPVTDTPAMMPGMTFTDANQDSMPMPMGGEAGTGGGGSIQGQGVILGGTSSDAWLANMATGDATGAAAAAAASGRLVAAPLVLLALHLLR; encoded by the exons ATGGGGCTGCCGGGATGCATCGCCGTCATTGTGCTCCTTCTGATTTCATGGAGAG AGGGGGAGGCGGCGATGTTCACGTTCGTCAACCGGTGCGCCGACACGGTGTGGCCGGGCGTCCTGTCCAACGCTGGCACGGCTCGGCTCGGCACCACGGGGTTCGAGCTCCCGCCGGGCGCGTCGCGCGCTGTGCCGGCGCCCTCGGCCTGGTCCGGCCGCCTCTGGGCCCGCACCGGATGCGCGCAGGACGGCGCCACGGGGCGGCTCGTCTGCGCCACCGGCGACTGCGGCTCCGGCACGGCCGAGTGCGCCGGGGCCGGCGCGGCGCCCCCAGCGACGCTGGCCGAGTTCACGCTCGACGGCACGGGCGGGCTGGACTTCTACGACGTCAGCCTGGTGGACGGGTACAACCTGCCGGTGCTGGTGGAGCCGTCCTCCGGGGAGCGCCCCGGCGGCGCGTCGACCGCTGGGTCCTGCGCTTCGGCGGGGTGCGCGGCGGACCTGAACGCGATGTGCCCCGCCGAGCTccggtccggcggcggcgcggcctgcCGGAGCGCGTGCGACGCGTTCGGGCGGCCCGAGTACTGCTGCAGCGGCGCCTACGCCAACCCCGGGACGTGCCGGCCGACGTCCTACTCGCAGGTGTTCAAGATGGCCTGCCCGCGCTCCTACAGCTACGCCTTCGACGACCCCACCTCCACCTTCACCTGCGCCGGCGGCCCCGACTACACCGTCACCTTCTGCCCCGGCGCCACCCCGAG CCAGAAGTCGACCACGGTGCCGGCGGCCACAACGCCGACGCAAACGACCCCCACGCCGACGACGGTGCCTGTGACGGATACGCCGGCGATGATGCCGGGGATGACGTTCACGGACGCCAACCAGGACAGCATGCCGATGCCGATGGGCGGCGAGGCCGGgactggtggtggcggcagcatcCAGGGGCAGGGCGTGATCCTCGGGGGCACCAGCAGCGACGCCTGGCTCGCCAACATGGCCACCGGCGACGCGACGggcgcggcagcggcagcggcagcctcCGGGCGGCTAGTCGCCGCGCCATTGGTACTGCTCGCGCTCCATCTGCTGCGATAG